Proteins found in one Ovis aries strain OAR_USU_Benz2616 breed Rambouillet chromosome 19, ARS-UI_Ramb_v3.0, whole genome shotgun sequence genomic segment:
- the EXOSC7 gene encoding exosome complex component RRP42 isoform X1 encodes MASVALSEAEKVYIVHGVQEDLRVDGRGCDDYRCVEVETDVVSNTSGSARVKLGHTDILVGVKAEMGTPKLEKPNEGYLEFFVDCSASAAPEFEGRGGDDLGTEIANTLYRIFNNKSSIDLKSLCISPREHCWVLYVDVLLLECGGNLFDAISIAVKAALFNTRIPRVRVLEDEEGSKDIELSDDPYDCVQLSVENVPCIVTLCKIGYRHVVDATLQEEACSLASLLVSVTSKGVVTCVRKVGKGSLDPESIFEMLETGKRVGKVLHASLQSILHKEESLGPKRQKVGFLG; translated from the exons ATGGCGTCGGTGGCGCTGAGCGAGGCGGAGAAGGTGTACATTGTGCATGGCGTTCAG GAAGACCTCCGTGTGGACGGCCGCGGCTGTGACGACTACCGATGTGTCGAAGTGGAGACCGACGTGGTGTCCAACACCAGTGGGTCTGCCAGGGTCAAGCTG ggtcacactgACATCTTGGTGGGCGTGAAGGCAGAAATGGGGACGCCGAAGCTGGAGAAACCAAACGAAGGTTACTTGGAGTTCTTTGTTGACTG TTCCGCCAGTGCTGCCCCTGAATTTGAAGGTCGCGGAGGCGATGACCTTGGCACGGAGATTGCTAACACCTTGTACCGGATATTTAACAACAAGAGCAGCATCGACCTCAAGTCCCTGTGCATTAGCCCCCGCGAGCACTGCTGGGTTCTCTACGTGGACGTGCTG CTGCTGGAATGTGGTGGGAATTTGTTCGATGCCATCTCCATAGCTGTGAAGGCTGCACTCTTCAACACAAG GATACCAAGAGTTCGTGTTCTGGAAGACGAAGAAGGGTCGAAGGACATTGAACTGTCCGATGACCCCTACGACTGCGTCCAGCTCAGCGTGGAGAATGTCCCCTGCATCGTCACCCTGTGCAAA ATTGGCTATCGGCACGTGGTGGACGCTACTCTTCAGGAGGAGGCCTGCTCCTTGGCCAGTTTGCTGGTGTCCGTGACCAGCAAGGGAGTCGTGACGTGCGTGAGGAAGGTGGGAAAGGGCAGCCTGGACCCAGAGAGCATCTTCGAGATGCTGGAG ACTGGCAAGCGCGTGGGCAAGGTGCTGCATGCCTCCCTGCAGAGCATTCTACACAAGGAGGAGAGCCTGGGGCCCAAGAGACAGAAAGTCGGATTCCTGGGCTGA
- the EXOSC7 gene encoding exosome complex component RRP42 isoform X2: MGTPKLEKPNEGYLEFFVDCSASAAPEFEGRGGDDLGTEIANTLYRIFNNKSSIDLKSLCISPREHCWVLYVDVLLLECGGNLFDAISIAVKAALFNTRIPRVRVLEDEEGSKDIELSDDPYDCVQLSVENVPCIVTLCKIGYRHVVDATLQEEACSLASLLVSVTSKGVVTCVRKVGKGSLDPESIFEMLEVRLVLQWVLVPGWGRLLPPAPWSHGTLSPFSPLHPSFGDWRAAGIRQMSLS; encoded by the exons ATGGGGACGCCGAAGCTGGAGAAACCAAACGAAGGTTACTTGGAGTTCTTTGTTGACTG TTCCGCCAGTGCTGCCCCTGAATTTGAAGGTCGCGGAGGCGATGACCTTGGCACGGAGATTGCTAACACCTTGTACCGGATATTTAACAACAAGAGCAGCATCGACCTCAAGTCCCTGTGCATTAGCCCCCGCGAGCACTGCTGGGTTCTCTACGTGGACGTGCTG CTGCTGGAATGTGGTGGGAATTTGTTCGATGCCATCTCCATAGCTGTGAAGGCTGCACTCTTCAACACAAG GATACCAAGAGTTCGTGTTCTGGAAGACGAAGAAGGGTCGAAGGACATTGAACTGTCCGATGACCCCTACGACTGCGTCCAGCTCAGCGTGGAGAATGTCCCCTGCATCGTCACCCTGTGCAAA ATTGGCTATCGGCACGTGGTGGACGCTACTCTTCAGGAGGAGGCCTGCTCCTTGGCCAGTTTGCTGGTGTCCGTGACCAGCAAGGGAGTCGTGACGTGCGTGAGGAAGGTGGGAAAGGGCAGCCTGGACCCAGAGAGCATCTTCGAGATGCTGGAGGTGCGTTTGGTTCTGCAGTGGGTGCTGGTACCTGGCTGGGGGCGCTTGCTGCCTCCTGCCCCTTGGTCACACGGGACACTCTCCCCATTTTCCCCTCTTCACCCCAGTTTTGGGGATTGGAGGGCAGCTGGTATAAGGCAGATGTCGCTGAGCTAG